Proteins encoded together in one Lutra lutra chromosome 4, mLutLut1.2, whole genome shotgun sequence window:
- the TRNP1 gene encoding TMF-regulated nuclear protein 1: MPGCRISACGPGAQEGTAEPGSPPPPPRELVSSPQPPPPSPTLTPTPASVSAPSDSAPAWAGSAEGQELQRWRQGANGGAGATAPAGGAAAGAAGGRALELAEARRRLLEVEGRRRLVSELESRVLQLHRVFLAAELRLAHRAESLGRLSGGVAQAELYLAAHGSRLKKGPRRGRRGRPPALLASALGLGGCVPWGAGRLRRGHGPEPDSPFRRSPPRGPASPQR, encoded by the coding sequence ATGCCGGGCTGCCGCATCAGCGCCTGCGGCCCGGGGGCCCAGGAAGGGACCGCGGAACCGGggtccccgccgccgccgccccgggaGCTCGTGTCGTCCCCTCAGCCCCCGCCCCCGTCTCCGACCTTGACTCCGACCCCGGCTTCGGTCTCTGCCCCGTCCGACTCGGCCCCGGCGTGGGCGGGCTCGGCGGAGGGGCAGGAGCTGCAGCGCTGGCGCCAGGGCGCTAACGGGGGCGCGGGGGCTACCGCTCCGGCAGGGGGCGCGGCGGCAGGGGCAGCCGGGGGCCGAGCGCTGGAGCTGGCCGAAGCGCGCCGGCGACTGCTGGAGGTGGAGGGCCGCCGGCGCCTGGTGTCGGAGCTGGAGAGCCGTGTGCTGCAGCTGCACCGCGTCTTCTTGGCGGCCGAGCTGCGCCTGGCGCACCGCGCCGAGAGCCTGGGCCGCCTGAGCGGCGGCGTGGCTCAGGCCGAGCTCTACCTGGCGGCGCACGGCTCGCGCCTCAAGAAGGGCCCGCGCCGCGGCCGCCGGGGTCGCCCGCCTGCGCTGCTCGCCTCGGCGTTAGGCCTGGGGGGCTGCGTGCCCTGGGGTGCCGGGCGCCTGCGGCGGGGCCACGGCCCGGAGCCCGACTCGCCCTTCCGCCGAAGCCCGCCCCGCGGCCCCGCTTCCCCCCAGCGCTGA